The proteins below come from a single Faecalibaculum rodentium genomic window:
- a CDS encoding macro domain-containing protein: MITVLKGDLVGLGLDLVVNEANTELLPGAGICRRIFEAAGPGLVRACHEAGRREFGDVVITGGYNLDCARIVHAVTPLYMDGYRGEDEDLRACYWNSLCRAYDYLRMSGKERVTIGFPLLGSGVFGFELREAAWIARKTIDRLMRRYPEAKAIDIVMVAQNDAEYAVMKEAFR; the protein is encoded by the coding sequence ATGATCACAGTGCTCAAAGGAGACCTGGTGGGCCTGGGTCTGGACCTGGTGGTCAATGAAGCCAATACAGAACTGCTGCCGGGGGCGGGGATCTGCCGCCGGATCTTTGAAGCCGCCGGCCCGGGCCTGGTCCGTGCCTGTCATGAAGCGGGGCGCCGGGAATTCGGGGATGTGGTGATCACCGGCGGATACAACCTGGACTGCGCCCGGATCGTCCACGCGGTGACCCCGCTGTACATGGACGGGTACCGGGGAGAGGATGAAGACCTGCGGGCCTGTTACTGGAACAGCCTGTGCCGGGCCTACGATTATCTGCGGATGTCCGGAAAGGAACGGGTCACCATCGGCTTTCCGCTGCTGGGCAGCGGGGTGTTCGGCTTCGAGCTGCGCGAAGCCGCCTGGATCGCACGCAAAACCATCGACCGCCTCATGCGGCGGTATCCGGAAGCCAAAGCCATCGACATCGTGATGGTGGCGCAGAACGATGCGGAATATGCGGTCATGAAGGAGGCTTTCCGTTGA
- a CDS encoding tRNA (mnm(5)s(2)U34)-methyltransferase — protein MVEVSHDFLKPVLHRDAVMIDATLGTGRDSAFFLRKARRVIAFEIQPETAARCRQAMEDPRLEIRVENHTGIRELDPALEADGVIFNFGWDPAGDHQTVTQPQDSLRAVQAALERLRVKGRMSLVFYPHADGRREADLILDWLKTLDHRQYPCEKVELVNSGRSPFCVLIERRK, from the coding sequence ATGGTGGAGGTCTCTCATGACTTTCTCAAGCCGGTCCTGCACCGGGATGCGGTCATGATCGATGCGACCCTGGGGACAGGGAGAGACTCCGCGTTTTTCCTGAGAAAGGCCCGCCGGGTGATTGCCTTCGAGATCCAGCCGGAAACCGCGGCTCGGTGCCGTCAGGCCATGGAGGATCCCCGTCTGGAGATCCGTGTGGAAAACCATACCGGCATCCGCGAACTGGACCCGGCGCTGGAAGCCGATGGCGTGATTTTCAACTTTGGCTGGGATCCGGCCGGAGACCATCAGACCGTGACTCAGCCACAGGACAGCCTGAGAGCGGTCCAGGCTGCGCTGGAGCGCCTGCGGGTCAAAGGCCGCATGTCTCTGGTGTTCTATCCCCATGCGGATGGGCGCCGGGAAGCGGACCTGATCCTGGACTGGCTGAAAACGCTGGATCACCGGCAGTATCCCTGCGAAAAAGTGGAACTGGTCAACAGCGGCCGCAGCCCGTTCTGCGTGCTGATTGAACGGCGGAAGTGA
- a CDS encoding glucose-6-phosphate isomerase family protein, with the protein MKVIPAALKHTDLLIGEGVVKSEKRLKDTSFFADSAGVDPDLVLYEVYARTDQAKEGELNWGLSLLHPVTVNGECCMTRGHWHENTDAAEYYWCVGGTGLLLLMDEQGHAWAEEMVPGSLHHIPGVLAHRLINTGDEDLKVACCWPTTAGHDYARVEAMPFPQRAYKTEEGEIEWK; encoded by the coding sequence ATGAAAGTGATTCCCGCAGCGCTGAAACATACCGATCTGCTGATTGGTGAAGGAGTCGTGAAATCGGAGAAACGGCTGAAGGATACGTCCTTTTTTGCCGACAGCGCCGGTGTGGATCCGGACCTTGTGCTGTACGAAGTTTATGCAAGGACAGACCAGGCGAAGGAAGGCGAACTGAACTGGGGGCTGTCCCTGCTGCACCCCGTGACAGTGAACGGCGAATGCTGCATGACCCGCGGACACTGGCATGAAAACACCGATGCCGCGGAATACTACTGGTGTGTTGGAGGGACAGGTCTGCTGCTTCTGATGGATGAACAGGGCCATGCCTGGGCAGAGGAAATGGTACCCGGGTCTTTGCACCATATACCCGGGGTACTGGCCCACCGGCTGATCAACACCGGTGACGAAGACCTGAAAGTGGCCTGCTGCTGGCCGACCACCGCGGGTCATGACTATGCACGGGTGGAGGCCATGCCGTTTCCGCAAAGAGCATACAAGACAGAAGAAGGAGAAATCGAATGGAAGTAA
- a CDS encoding class I mannose-6-phosphate isomerase, translating to MEVKYDKFPAIRVKGHENDYAAGWQALADSVSNAASPVVFDLYPGASQEAVQDHIANGFDVVIDACDIYKDKDILEQILAHHVTEDRIFGTMFYGVLQDLIDEKKLAEAKEKAALAEAEGRRVLVIGPGASKIIDGTLFYGDMARWEVQLRYRRGMPNFFFDNPKEDPLRKIKRGFFIEWRVFDKHKKESFENVDWFVDLNEDTPKLATGDAVRDGLAQAVKGPFRTKPYFDPGVWGGQWMKDVCGLDKNEKNFAWSFDGVPEENAILLDFGSGKMELPAMDLVLTHPKELLGPQVYSRFGAEFPIRFDFLDTMGGQNLSLQVHPLTEYIHRTFGMAYTQDESYYILDAKEGAHVYLGLKEGVDPEEMMAALEEANAGGRPFDAEKYVNKIPAKKHDHFLIPAGTIHCSGADSMVLEVSATPYCFTFKLWDWGRLGLDGLPRPVHLDHGRKNIQWDRQTSWVMDNLVNNIWTISETETVKEEHTGLHELEFIETRRYWTDTEVEIDPENNVNMCNLIEGDEAVIESPEGTFEPFPIHYAETFVIPADAGRYVIRNTGSRPIGVLRAYVRTPKAD from the coding sequence ATGGAAGTAAAGTACGACAAGTTTCCCGCCATTCGGGTGAAGGGACATGAAAACGACTATGCGGCGGGGTGGCAGGCACTTGCAGACAGCGTGTCCAATGCGGCGAGTCCCGTGGTATTCGACCTGTATCCCGGGGCCAGCCAGGAAGCCGTCCAGGATCACATTGCCAATGGATTCGATGTGGTGATCGATGCCTGTGACATCTATAAAGACAAAGACATCCTGGAACAGATCCTGGCTCATCACGTGACGGAGGACCGGATTTTCGGCACCATGTTTTATGGTGTGCTGCAGGACTTGATTGACGAAAAAAAGCTGGCAGAGGCAAAAGAAAAAGCCGCCCTGGCAGAGGCGGAAGGCAGGCGGGTGCTGGTGATTGGCCCCGGGGCATCGAAAATCATCGACGGCACGCTGTTTTACGGGGATATGGCGCGCTGGGAGGTGCAGCTGCGCTACCGCAGGGGCATGCCCAACTTCTTCTTCGACAACCCAAAGGAAGATCCCCTTCGGAAAATCAAGCGCGGATTCTTCATCGAATGGCGCGTGTTTGACAAACACAAAAAGGAAAGCTTCGAAAATGTGGACTGGTTCGTGGACCTGAACGAAGATACACCGAAACTCGCCACAGGCGATGCCGTCCGGGACGGACTGGCGCAGGCCGTCAAAGGTCCCTTCCGGACGAAGCCGTATTTCGACCCCGGTGTCTGGGGCGGCCAGTGGATGAAGGACGTCTGCGGACTGGACAAAAACGAGAAGAACTTTGCCTGGAGCTTTGACGGTGTGCCGGAAGAAAACGCGATCCTGCTGGATTTCGGCTCCGGAAAGATGGAACTGCCCGCCATGGACCTGGTCCTGACCCATCCGAAGGAACTTCTGGGTCCCCAGGTCTACAGCCGGTTCGGAGCGGAGTTCCCCATCCGCTTCGATTTCCTGGACACCATGGGCGGCCAGAACCTGTCCCTGCAGGTACACCCGCTGACAGAGTACATCCACCGCACCTTCGGCATGGCCTACACACAGGATGAATCCTATTACATCCTGGACGCAAAGGAAGGCGCCCATGTCTACCTGGGCCTGAAGGAAGGCGTGGATCCCGAAGAAATGATGGCGGCGCTGGAAGAGGCCAACGCTGGCGGCAGGCCTTTTGATGCGGAAAAATACGTCAACAAAATTCCCGCAAAGAAACACGACCACTTCCTGATCCCCGCCGGCACGATCCACTGCTCCGGCGCGGATTCCATGGTGCTGGAAGTCAGTGCGACGCCCTACTGCTTCACCTTCAAGCTCTGGGACTGGGGACGTCTTGGACTGGACGGACTGCCCCGTCCCGTCCATCTGGATCACGGCCGGAAGAACATCCAGTGGGACCGGCAGACGTCCTGGGTCATGGACAATCTCGTCAACAACATCTGGACCATCAGCGAGACGGAAACCGTGAAGGAAGAACACACCGGGCTGCATGAGCTGGAGTTCATAGAAACCCGGCGGTACTGGACGGACACAGAGGTGGAAATCGATCCGGAGAACAACGTCAATATGTGCAATCTGATCGAAGGCGACGAGGCGGTGATCGAAAGCCCGGAAGGGACATTCGAACCGTTCCCCATCCATTATGCGGAAACCTTTGTCATTCCCGCCGATGCAGGACGATACGTGATCCGCAACACCGGCAGCAGACCCATTGGCGTGCTTCGCGCCTATGTGCGGACACCCAAAGCAGACTGA
- a CDS encoding MurR/RpiR family transcriptional regulator — MLLLDKIQATSFSPGEQSAVDFMLEQKEDIRDMTVKEIAAAAYCAPSTLIRVAHKLGFEGWSALKESFLEETEYLSHQHSGVDANFPFFKGDTDITISENLAVLECESIMDTLSMLDAAQLHKATMMLRHAKIIYILTAYPNHELTGMFREQMLRIGRTVVVVHQPLYAAWLMTPEDCAIILSYSGETGLLVEAARILNERKVPFISISNVGETTLARRSQATLKLCTREKLYSKIGSFSSEISVFYLLHVLYACLFESEYDRNVERKLGISRRVEARRHSTTSLLQEEEPEDTENR; from the coding sequence ATGCTGTTGCTGGACAAAATTCAGGCCACATCATTTTCACCCGGTGAACAGTCGGCAGTGGATTTTATGCTGGAGCAGAAAGAAGACATCCGGGACATGACGGTGAAGGAGATCGCCGCTGCAGCTTATTGCGCCCCGAGCACTCTGATCCGCGTCGCTCACAAGCTGGGGTTTGAGGGCTGGAGCGCCCTGAAGGAAAGCTTTCTGGAGGAAACAGAGTATCTCTCTCATCAGCATTCGGGCGTGGATGCGAACTTCCCGTTTTTCAAGGGCGACACGGATATCACCATCAGCGAGAATCTGGCGGTGCTGGAATGCGAATCCATCATGGATACGCTCTCCATGCTGGATGCCGCGCAGCTGCACAAAGCCACCATGATGCTGCGGCACGCAAAAATCATCTACATTCTCACAGCGTATCCCAATCACGAGCTGACGGGCATGTTCCGGGAACAGATGCTGCGGATCGGGCGGACGGTGGTCGTGGTGCACCAGCCGCTGTATGCCGCCTGGCTCATGACACCGGAAGACTGTGCCATCATCCTTTCCTATTCCGGGGAAACCGGTTTGCTGGTCGAGGCAGCCCGGATCCTCAATGAACGGAAGGTTCCCTTCATTTCAATCTCCAATGTCGGGGAAACCACTCTGGCCAGGCGCTCGCAGGCAACGCTGAAACTGTGTACACGGGAAAAACTGTATTCCAAAATCGGATCCTTTTCCTCGGAAATCTCTGTATTCTACCTGCTCCATGTTCTGTATGCGTGTCTGTTCGAGAGCGAGTATGACCGCAATGTGGAACGGAAACTGGGCATCTCCCGGCGGGTGGAAGCGCGCCGGCATTCCACGACGTCCCTGCTTCAGGAGGAGGAACCGGAAGATACGGAGAACCGGTAA
- a CDS encoding PTS sugar transporter subunit IIB: protein MRRQTAGFDREQSRRNAGCIHKDLAALHLENVCISRKPGQEGMDICTDRYKAMISFHDDIIELYIEERLTGALVYYLHFETYDYEESMNNLRSFFDVLLERKPVPGTECTAAEGMRILICCTSGITSSMYAQILQEKLEPAGVQVDARSYMMLEPADDQYDLILLAPQIRYALPDLQAQYGSDKVHMISAMDFATGSWSGLPLVS, encoded by the coding sequence ATGAGAAGACAGACCGCTGGATTTGACAGAGAACAAAGCCGGAGAAATGCAGGCTGCATCCACAAAGACCTGGCAGCCCTGCATCTGGAGAATGTCTGCATTTCCAGAAAACCCGGACAGGAAGGCATGGACATCTGCACAGATCGGTACAAGGCCATGATCTCCTTTCATGACGACATCATCGAGCTGTATATCGAGGAACGTCTGACGGGTGCCCTGGTGTATTACCTGCACTTTGAGACGTACGATTATGAGGAATCCATGAACAACCTCCGGTCATTCTTCGATGTCCTCCTGGAGCGTAAGCCGGTTCCGGGAACAGAATGCACCGCAGCGGAAGGCATGCGGATCCTCATCTGCTGCACGAGCGGAATCACCTCTTCCATGTATGCACAGATCCTGCAGGAAAAGCTGGAGCCTGCAGGCGTGCAGGTGGATGCCCGCAGCTACATGATGCTGGAGCCTGCGGATGACCAGTATGACCTGATCCTTCTGGCCCCGCAGATCCGGTATGCGCTTCCTGACCTGCAGGCTCAGTATGGATCGGACAAAGTGCACATGATCAGCGCGATGGACTTCGCCACCGGCAGCTGGAGCGGGCTGCCCCTGGTTTCCTGA
- a CDS encoding aromatic acid exporter family protein — translation MKVKKAMLLSLRIGLGSAAAIFLADFLHLESAAAAGTITLLTLLTTRVQTIRLIINRFLTFAGTIALCLVILPLWESQLFSFAVLLVFIVAMCELCHVQNTLSVNALIAMHLAITHGFTGPMIVNEFCLLCIGVVIAYIMNMFQDYKGMERDLEAKVQQTEEAFTRLLLEVVRYIEERPENTEIWEEMGRLESDLFDFVNDARHYQENRLHTREGVYVQYFQMREQQLSVVHALHYQLRHIRTMPDQSVIIGEFIRELAVAVPSRSLPEDQKRMLEEIFRHMSRQPLPASREEFESRAILYHVLYDLESYIKYKQDFISELPPEYLHRFGIVDRIRT, via the coding sequence ATGAAAGTCAAAAAAGCCATGCTGCTCTCCCTTCGAATCGGTCTGGGCAGCGCTGCAGCCATCTTTCTCGCAGATTTTCTGCATCTGGAAAGTGCCGCAGCCGCCGGGACGATTACGCTGCTCACGCTGCTGACCACCAGGGTGCAGACCATCAGGCTGATCATCAACCGGTTTCTGACCTTTGCCGGGACCATTGCTCTCTGTCTCGTGATCCTCCCCCTGTGGGAAAGCCAGCTGTTTTCCTTTGCGGTGCTGCTGGTGTTCATCGTGGCGATGTGTGAACTGTGTCATGTCCAGAACACCCTGAGCGTCAATGCCCTCATTGCCATGCACCTGGCCATCACCCATGGATTCACAGGGCCGATGATCGTGAATGAATTCTGCCTGCTCTGCATCGGGGTGGTGATCGCCTACATCATGAACATGTTCCAGGACTACAAAGGCATGGAACGGGATCTGGAGGCAAAGGTGCAGCAGACGGAGGAAGCCTTCACACGGCTGCTGCTGGAAGTGGTGCGTTACATTGAGGAGAGACCGGAGAACACTGAAATCTGGGAAGAGATGGGCAGACTGGAATCCGACCTCTTTGATTTCGTCAACGACGCCCGGCATTACCAGGAAAACCGGCTTCATACCCGGGAGGGCGTGTATGTCCAGTATTTCCAGATGCGGGAGCAGCAGCTTTCTGTGGTGCACGCCCTGCATTATCAGCTGCGGCACATCCGCACCATGCCGGATCAGTCTGTAATCATTGGCGAGTTCATCCGGGAACTGGCGGTGGCGGTTCCAAGCCGTTCGCTGCCGGAGGATCAGAAGCGCATGCTGGAGGAAATCTTCCGGCACATGAGCCGGCAGCCCCTGCCCGCCAGCCGGGAGGAGTTTGAATCCCGGGCAATTCTGTACCATGTGCTGTATGACCTGGAATCGTATATCAAATACAAGCAGGACTTCATTTCAGAACTGCCGCCAGAATATCTGCACCGGTTCGGGATCGTGGACCGGATCCGGACCTGA
- a CDS encoding flavin reductase family protein, translated as MTRKPFKPAAWALPQPVSIIGTYDETGTPNAMNAAWTGQYDDTQVILCLSAGHKTTKNIMARRDFTLSFATRDQMAACDYVGMASGNTIPDKVGRTGWTVHKAGQVNAPVFEELPLTLECRMNGQTDNGNIVADIVNITCDEAFLDADGRPDVRKMQLLSFNPVNRTYLVVDQEAGQAWNEGRKLL; from the coding sequence ATGACAAGAAAACCATTCAAACCCGCCGCCTGGGCGCTTCCCCAGCCGGTGTCCATCATTGGCACATATGACGAAACCGGTACACCCAATGCCATGAATGCTGCCTGGACAGGGCAGTATGATGATACACAGGTCATTCTGTGTCTGTCCGCCGGGCACAAAACCACGAAAAACATCATGGCCCGCAGGGACTTCACATTGAGCTTTGCCACCAGGGACCAGATGGCAGCCTGTGACTATGTGGGCATGGCCAGCGGCAACACAATACCCGACAAAGTCGGCAGAACCGGCTGGACGGTGCACAAAGCCGGGCAGGTGAATGCCCCGGTTTTTGAGGAACTGCCCCTGACACTGGAGTGCCGCATGAACGGCCAGACCGACAACGGCAACATTGTGGCGGACATTGTGAACATCACCTGCGACGAAGCTTTCCTGGATGCAGATGGCAGGCCCGATGTCCGCAAAATGCAGCTGCTGTCCTTCAATCCCGTCAACCGGACCTATCTTGTTGTGGACCAGGAAGCCGGACAGGCCTGGAACGAAGGACGGAAACTGCTCTAG